In Aegilops tauschii subsp. strangulata cultivar AL8/78 chromosome 3, Aet v6.0, whole genome shotgun sequence, one genomic interval encodes:
- the LOC109742793 gene encoding probable histone acetyltransferase HAC-like 1, whose translation MNGWQRTLMNQQVGSAGLGVGGSGGTQDVVGLAAAADPQFVRLRDMAREKIFKFLQTLQLLPLWRPRFRALARRLEEILFRKYPNKMEYYNMTRRPMPPEMMFAIKTYTAQNRQYRQNQQSLRQIASSPGYGVMNPTSSIMQGASKNSRMSYVTGNVGPLSSNADMILQNANMDTSLPEGASHGHVNRMLSLGTNPTRHDLSGSSNNNLLTHNLDTRESNRFSARPAPMKDLPREPKFTCPVCINELVDASSTICGHIFCKKCIEASIRFQKKCPTCRRRLTMRNFHRIYLPAMD comes from the exons ATGAACGGGTGGCAGAGGACGCTGATGAATCAGCAGGTTGGCAGCGCTGGCCTTGGCGTTGGCGGCTCCGGCGGGACGCAGGATGTGGTGGGCCTTGCCGCCGCGGCCGATCCCCAGTTTGTGAGGCTGCGGGACATGGCCCGAGAGAAGAT ATTCAAGTTTTTGCAAACGTTGCAATTGCTGCCTCTCTGGCGGCCGCGCTTCCGGGCGCTTGCGAGGCGGCTCGAGGAAATCTTGTTTAGAAAATACCCAAACAAG ATGGAGTACTATAACATGACGAGGCGACCAATGCCACCAGAAATGATGTTTGCTATCAAGACCTACACGGCTCAGAACCGACAATACCGACAAAATCAACAATCGTTAAGACAGATAGCATCTTCCCCTGGCTATGGGGTGATGAACCCGACATCCAGTATCATGCAAGGCGCAAGCAAAAATTCTAGAATGTCTTATGTGACCGGCAATGTTGGCCCTTTGTCGTCTAATGCAGACATGATTCTGCAGAATGCCAACATGGATACCTCCCTGCCAG AAGGAGCTTCTCATGGGCATGTGAACAGAATGCTTTCACTAGGGACAAACCCTACACGACATGATCTTTCTGGATCGTCCAATAACAACCTATTAACACACAATCTGGATACACGTGAATCCAACAGATTCTCT GCACGCCCGGCGCCTATGAAGGATCTCCCAAGGGAACCAAAGTTTACCTGCCCAGTCTGCATCAATGAGCTGGTCGATGCATCATCTACTATCTGCGGCCACATCTTCTGCAAGAAATGCATAGAGGCCTCCATCCGATTTCAGAAGAAGTGCCCTACCTGTCGTAGGAGGCTGACCATGAGAAATTTCCACCGCATCTACCTCCCGGCTATGGATTGA